The following coding sequences are from one Saprospiraceae bacterium window:
- a CDS encoding homogentisate 1,2-dioxygenase, producing the protein MHYYKLGKLPHKRHTQFRKPDGRLYEEQLFSTEGFSDLYSLLYHCNAPTQIVQVDDPYSVAPKLVHDKQLKHRCLKGFNISPEKDYLNSRKPVLVNDDCKISLAAPLESVTDYYFKNADADEVIFIHEGSGILKSMYGNLSFSYGDYIVIPRGTIYQLHFHDNNNRLFIVESTGPVTFPKRYRNDFGQLLEHSPYCERDIRKPEILETFDEQGNFKVFIKKQDYIYPYHYLNHPFDVIGWDGFVYPYALSIHDFEPITGRVHQPPPVHQTFDGRNFVICSFVPRLFDYHPLAIPAPYNHSNIDSDEVLYYVDGDFMSRKHVERGMITLHPGGIPHGPHPGTVEKSIGAKETRELAVMVDTFKPLLMTEYASIVEDKDYYLSWLTK; encoded by the coding sequence ATGCATTATTATAAATTGGGAAAATTACCTCATAAGCGGCACACGCAATTCCGCAAACCTGATGGAAGGCTTTATGAAGAACAGCTATTTTCAACTGAAGGCTTTTCAGATTTATATTCTTTACTATATCATTGTAATGCACCCACACAGATCGTTCAGGTAGATGATCCTTATAGTGTGGCCCCAAAATTAGTACATGATAAACAATTGAAGCATCGCTGTTTAAAAGGATTTAATATCTCACCGGAGAAAGATTATTTGAACTCCAGGAAACCGGTTTTAGTAAATGATGATTGTAAAATATCGTTAGCTGCGCCACTTGAATCCGTAACAGACTATTATTTTAAGAATGCTGATGCAGATGAAGTTATTTTTATTCATGAAGGAAGTGGTATTTTAAAATCGATGTATGGGAATCTTTCTTTTTCTTATGGAGATTATATTGTCATTCCGAGAGGTACTATTTATCAACTCCATTTTCATGATAATAACAATCGTTTATTTATAGTTGAATCTACTGGTCCTGTCACTTTTCCTAAAAGGTATAGAAATGACTTTGGACAATTATTGGAACACTCTCCTTATTGTGAACGGGATATCAGAAAACCTGAGATACTTGAGACTTTCGATGAGCAGGGTAATTTTAAAGTATTTATCAAAAAACAAGATTACATTTATCCATACCATTATCTCAACCACCCATTCGATGTCATAGGTTGGGATGGGTTTGTATATCCTTATGCTTTATCAATTCACGATTTCGAGCCAATTACTGGTCGAGTACATCAACCTCCTCCCGTTCATCAAACTTTTGATGGAAGGAATTTTGTAATTTGTTCCTTTGTTCCACGATTGTTTGATTATCATCCATTGGCTATTCCCGCTCCTTATAATCACAGTAATATTGACAGCGATGAGGTATTATATTATGTTGATGGTGATTTCATGAGTCGGAAGCATGTAGAGCGTGGGATGATTACCCTGCATCCTGGAGGAATTCCACACGGACCACATCCTGGAACTGTAGAAAAGAGTATTGGAGCTAAAGAAACACGAGAATTGGCAGTAATGGTGGATACTTTTAAGCCTCTGTTGATGACAGAATACGCTTCAATTGTTGAAGATAAAGACTACTACCTGAGTTGGTTAACCAAATGA
- the nhaD gene encoding sodium:proton antiporter NhaD, with product MVDALIFVFVLGYLFIVFENKLGINKASVAILTGVVCWVFIMMSEEYSDVNQILVDHLGSISGILFFLLGAMTIVELIDAHDGFHFIIERIKIKDKNRFVWLISVIAFFLSAVLDNLTTAIVMTTLSSKMIENRRELWLLCGLIIISANAGGAWSPVGDVTTTMLWIENQITTREIILAVFPAALVSAIVATALVARKFKGSIEFKHGNQNGSISIYDRNLIFFLGLGSILFVPVFKSITHLPPYMGMLFSLSLVWIVTEIMHRGKGDAEKGLLSINHALRKIDTPSILFFLGILLAISSLETVGSLKIIANSLDQHVPNVTANGTLIGLISAVVDNVPLVAACQGMYPIGRYPQDDYFWHLLAYAAGTGGSCLIVGSAAGVAVMGLVKVDFLWYLKNVSIIALVSFLAGILVIALQFNIFY from the coding sequence ATGGTAGATGCATTAATATTTGTTTTTGTACTAGGGTACTTGTTCATAGTTTTTGAAAATAAACTGGGGATAAACAAAGCTTCTGTTGCTATTTTAACCGGAGTAGTTTGTTGGGTATTCATTATGATGTCAGAAGAATATTCTGATGTGAACCAAATTTTGGTAGATCATTTAGGTTCGATTTCTGGAATACTTTTTTTTCTGTTGGGTGCAATGACTATCGTTGAGTTAATTGATGCTCATGATGGCTTTCACTTCATCATTGAGAGAATTAAAATAAAAGATAAAAACCGCTTCGTTTGGCTAATTTCAGTTATTGCTTTTTTTCTGTCTGCGGTGCTCGATAATCTTACTACTGCTATTGTGATGACCACACTCAGCTCAAAAATGATTGAAAATCGCAGGGAGCTATGGTTGCTGTGTGGCTTGATTATTATATCCGCTAATGCAGGAGGAGCCTGGAGCCCTGTAGGAGATGTAACTACTACAATGCTTTGGATAGAAAATCAAATCACAACTAGAGAGATTATTTTGGCGGTATTTCCTGCAGCTTTAGTGAGCGCTATTGTAGCTACGGCTTTGGTGGCCAGGAAGTTTAAAGGCAGTATCGAATTCAAGCACGGAAATCAAAATGGAAGTATTTCGATTTATGATAGAAATTTAATTTTTTTCTTGGGTCTTGGTTCTATCTTGTTTGTTCCGGTTTTTAAATCTATAACACATTTGCCACCATATATGGGGATGTTGTTTTCATTGTCATTGGTTTGGATTGTTACTGAAATAATGCATAGAGGAAAAGGTGATGCCGAGAAAGGATTATTATCGATCAACCATGCATTGCGAAAAATTGATACTCCAAGTATTTTATTTTTTCTTGGAATTCTTCTCGCAATTTCAAGTTTAGAAACCGTCGGAAGCCTGAAGATTATCGCAAATAGTTTGGATCAACATGTTCCAAATGTAACCGCCAATGGCACTCTGATCGGATTGATTTCAGCTGTTGTCGACAATGTACCTCTTGTAGCTGCATGTCAGGGGATGTATCCGATTGGTAGATACCCGCAGGATGATTATTTTTGGCATTTGTTGGCGTATGCTGCAGGTACTGGTGGCAGCTGTCTGATTGTTGGTTCTGCGGCGGGAGTTGCAGTAATGGGATTGGTCAAAGTTGATTTTCTTTGGTATTTGAAAAATGTAAGTATTATTGCTTTAGTTTCTTTTTTGGCAGGGATTTTAGTCATAGCACTCCAATTCAACATATTCTATTGA
- a CDS encoding TonB family protein: protein MLLAKIYQFFSQFPLDQDSWMDLVFQFRNQKYGAYALRRAYKKRMSIGFSASIILVLIVTLWPKISSLFSPNEYFEVREINLDPFSPTTAPLNLPGPPLHPLPKIANSSVKAHVSTKSDKTPQIVKEDVPVVAAKELNTQSPSTDSTMKSNSSQSENTNNTSSSNPGGSSTTSSDAPFKFVDIMPQFPGGTRKMQDFIRTNLRYPPSAVQNLVYGIVVVGFIVDPEGTIKDPKIVKSLSRECDFEALRVVKAMPDWIPGKHHGSAVSVQFRLPIEFQLR from the coding sequence ATGCTTTTGGCTAAAATATATCAATTTTTTTCACAGTTTCCATTGGATCAAGACAGTTGGATGGATTTGGTATTTCAATTCCGAAACCAAAAGTATGGAGCTTATGCACTCAGACGAGCATATAAAAAGCGCATGAGTATTGGCTTTTCTGCTTCGATTATCCTTGTACTCATTGTTACTCTATGGCCCAAAATAAGCTCTCTTTTTTCTCCAAATGAGTACTTTGAAGTAAGAGAAATAAATTTAGATCCTTTCTCGCCTACCACAGCACCTCTTAACCTTCCCGGTCCTCCATTACATCCTCTTCCTAAAATTGCCAATAGTTCAGTAAAAGCACATGTCTCGACAAAATCAGATAAAACTCCTCAAATTGTTAAAGAAGACGTTCCTGTCGTAGCAGCAAAGGAGTTAAACACTCAGAGTCCATCCACAGATTCGACAATGAAATCAAATTCCAGTCAATCAGAAAATACAAATAATACTTCCTCATCCAATCCTGGTGGTTCATCTACAACAAGTTCAGATGCACCATTCAAATTTGTTGACATAATGCCCCAGTTTCCGGGTGGAACGAGGAAAATGCAGGATTTTATTCGAACTAACCTCAGATATCCTCCCAGTGCAGTACAAAACCTAGTTTATGGTATAGTAGTAGTCGGCTTTATCGTGGATCCAGAGGGTACCATCAAAGACCCAAAGATTGTAAAAAGCCTCTCGAGGGAATGCGATTTTGAGGCTCTCCGAGTTGTTAAAGCAATGCCAGATTGGATTCCGGGCAAACATCACGGAAGCGCCGTGAGTGTTCAGTTTCGGCTACCCATTGAGTTCCAGTTAAGGTAA
- a CDS encoding response regulator transcription factor: MALILWVDTIYHSLQVNLLGTLVSVTSKYKALIIDDDPLLGDLLKHFCNKSNKFLYATHVTTGKEGLRTLLSGEFNILFLDYNLPDMKGKDFLEFLQGNIPVIMITSSDDFAAKSYDYEIIKDYMLKPLSFDRFLKSMAKIDTQSTIENQENSDDFFYIKDGNKYVRIIFDQILFVRSESNYVTFILPNNQHMALMNLKDLEQKLPKQFIRIHRSYIINKNKISFLTTEEVTIGTHVIPIGDKYKLQVINSLQQL; encoded by the coding sequence TTGGCACTGATATTGTGGGTAGATACAATTTACCACTCGTTGCAAGTCAATCTGTTAGGTACTTTAGTGTCAGTTACTTCTAAATATAAAGCTTTAATCATAGATGATGATCCATTGCTCGGAGATCTACTCAAACACTTCTGCAATAAGAGTAATAAATTTTTATATGCAACCCATGTTACTACCGGGAAAGAAGGATTAAGAACCTTGCTATCAGGTGAATTCAATATTCTATTTCTTGATTACAATTTACCCGATATGAAAGGAAAGGATTTTTTAGAATTCCTGCAAGGCAATATTCCAGTGATCATGATCACTTCATCAGATGATTTTGCTGCCAAAAGTTATGACTACGAAATCATCAAAGATTATATGCTAAAACCATTATCCTTTGATAGATTTCTCAAATCAATGGCCAAAATTGACACACAATCGACTATAGAAAACCAAGAAAATTCTGATGATTTTTTTTATATTAAGGATGGAAATAAATATGTCAGAATTATTTTTGACCAAATTCTTTTCGTTAGATCAGAATCAAACTATGTGACTTTTATATTACCTAATAACCAACACATGGCATTGATGAATTTGAAAGATCTTGAACAAAAGCTTCCCAAGCAGTTTATCAGAATACATAGATCGTATATTATAAACAAAAACAAAATTTCATTTCTTACCACTGAAGAAGTGACTATTGGGACACATGTCATTCCAATCGGTGATAAATACAAACTTCAAGTAATTAATTCCTTACAACAACTATAA